From the Haemophilus parainfluenzae genome, the window TGATTCAATTTCAATGTAAGGTACTTTGTATTTATCTAACAATTTCTTCAGTAATTGTTGGAATTGTTGACGTTGTTTTTGGTTACCTAAACTACGTAAGCCATCATCCACCCACTTTGTGTTGTTTTTCAATAAAATGGTGACATCAAATGGGTATTCTTTGATCATAGAATCCAAGAATGGATGGGCTTTGCCTTCGTATTGAATACAAAAAGCCTGCGTGGTAATGAAATCAGTATCAATAATCGCCACTTTATGAGCATGACGCACGGCATAATCAATATAGCGTTGGTGGCCTAGCGCCATTTGTGGATAGTCAGAATATTGCATGGCCTGCTCATCGCCACCTAATTTTTCAAAGACATATTCACGACCATATTCCCAGGCAGAGGTGGTATTAAATACGGCAGCCAGTTTGCTGACTAACACGCTTTTACCGCTGCTTTCACCACCTAAAATGGCAATGGTTTTCGCAAAGAACGGACGAACTTCTTTCGGAATGAACTTCCAATATTGGAAAGGTGTAGTACGAATTTTCGTTGCAGATACGTTAAAGAAAGAGCGGTCAGGATCCACTAAAGAAACCTCGAGACCCAAGTATTTTTCATATGGCGCTTTATCTTGTGGCTCACTACTAAATACCATCGTCGGGGTAAATTGTTTTTCTTCAAATAGATTTTTTACCGCTTCACTCCAAGCTTGCCAACCATTCGGATAACTTGGAATGCCATCCTCAACTAAATGATGAATAAAAATGTGATCGTTTTGATATTTAAAGATTTGTTGCATCCAACGAAGGCGATCTTGTACCGTCGGCATACGCTTCATTTTACTATCATAAAACAGCTTTAAATCACGTTCGGTATCGCTACAGACAATCACGTGAAGTTCATCCACTTTACTGAATGCTTCATAAATCATATTAATATGGCCGGTATGAACTGGGTAGAATTTCCCAAAAATCACACCCACTTTTTTATCGTGTTTGTTCGACATAATGTATCCTTCGCTAAATCGCCATTGCATAGTGGCAGTATAGCCCTATTTTATGCAATCTTTGTGCAAATAAAAACATTTTTCATTGAATGATTTTTTACCGTGACATTTTGCGTTATACTACGACCTGCATTCTCAGGGCAGGGTGAAATTCCCTACCGGTGGTAACAGCCCACGAGCACTTAAAAGTGCGGTCAATTTTGATTAAGTTTTTACAAAATTGTTTCGCTTTGTCCTTTTAAGGTTAGCAGATTTGGTGAAATTCCAAAGCCGACAGTATAGTCTGGATGAAAGAGAATAAAACGGATTGGGTTCCCAATTCCGTCCTATTTATTTGCATTTCTCAGCCCTGATTCTGGTTAATTTTAACGTAACAACAAAGGAAATTACGATGAATCAGTCAATTTTATCTGCATTTGGTGCGACCGGAGAAGAACGGGTGATTAACGCATTGAATGCATTCAAACAAGGCAATGGCGTATTGGTATTGGATGATGAAGATCGCGAAAATGAAGGCGATTTAATTTTCCCTGCAGAAACCATTACCCCAGAACAAATGGCAAAACTTATTCGTTATGGTAGCGGTATCGTGTGTTTATGTATCACCGATGAACAATGTAAACAGCTTGATTTGCCACCTATGGTTGAGCATAACAATAGCGTGAATAAAACCGCGTTTACCGTGACGATTGAAGCGGCAGAAGGTGTGTCAACAGGTGTATCGGCACAAGATCGTGTCACCACAATCAAAGCGGCAATTGCAGATCAGGCGAAACCCACAGATCTTCACCGTCCAGGACATGTTTTCCCATTACGTGCGGCAGAAGGTGGTGTTTTAACGCGTCGCGGTCATACTGAAGCGTCCGTTGATTTAGCGCGTTTAAGTGGTTTTAAACCAGCGGGTGTGATTTGTGAAATCACAAATGATGATGGCACTATGGCTCGCGCACCAGAAATTATCGAATTTGCGAAAAAATTTGGTTATGTAGTATTAACAATTGAAGATTTAGTAGCGTATCGCCAAAAACATCATTGCTAATTAAATACTCAGAAAACAAAAGTGCGGTTAGAAAATCTCTTAAATTCTGACCGCACTTTGTATTTTAGGCTTAATTGGTTTCCACAAAGCTTAATGCTGTTTCGACCACTTTGATTCCCGCGCCTTGCTTAAAGGCATTTTCACTTAAATAGCGTCGCCATTGTCTTGCCCCTTTGCAGTTTTGGAATGCGCCGAGCATATGTCGAACGATATGATTTAAATAAACACCTTGGCTCAGTTGTTTTTCAATATAAGGGAACATGGCTTCCACCGCTTGTCTTGGTGTGACGATATCCGCATTTGCATCAAAAAGCATTTGATCAATATAGCCCAACAATGATGGATTTTGATAAGCCTCACGCCCAACCATCACGCCATCCACAAATTGTAAATGATATTTCATTTCTTCGATGGTTTTAATGCCGCCATTAATAGCAATGGTTAACTGTGGAAAATCTTTCTTTAATTGATAAACACGATCATAATCCAAAGGGGGAATCTCGCGATTCTCTTTTGGACTTAATCCTGAAAGCCAGGCTTTTCGTGCATGAACAATAAATTCTTGGCAGCCTGCATGATGGACTTTTTCGATAAAGTCGCAGAGAAATTTATAGCTATCTAAGTCATCAATGCCAATACGCGTTTTCACGGTGACAGGAATATTCACAACATTTTGCATTTCAGCAATACATTCAGCTACTAAATCTGCTTTTGCCATCAAACACGCACCAAACATGCCATTTTGCACGCGATCGGAAGGGCAGCCCACATTCATATTAATTTCATGATAGCCTCTTTCTTCGGCTAATTTGGCACAATGCCTAAGTTGTGCGGGATCACTTCCGCCAAGTTGTAGGGCAACCGGGTTTTCTTGCAAATCAAAATCTAAATGATCGTATTTCGCATGAATAATGGCGGGAGCCGTGACCATTTCGGTATAAAGCAACGCATGTTTACTAAATTGGCGATGAAAATAGCGACAATGGCGTGTCGTCCAATCTAACATTGGCGCAACGGAAAAGCGTCCACGATAAAAGTGCGGTTGGTTTTCTGACATATTTTATTTCTCTTGAATCTCGTTACGGCGAAGATCTTCTGCTTGTTGTTCCTGCATTCGTTGACGGAAACGTCCAGCCGCAAAGTGGTAAAAAGGTTTCGGACTAAATTGGCGCGAAATTATGGAGGCAATGATACTGGAAATCAAGAGCCAAATCAGCACAGGTTGAGCCCCTGTCATTTCCATCACCACTACGCTGGCTGTCACAGGGGATTGTGTGCCGCCGGCTAAAAAGGCGGCCATACATAAAATGACGAGGAACCGTTGATCAACCATGCCATTGCTGATTTCCCATAACATGGTGCCAATGCCTGCACCGGTAGTGAGAGATGGCGTAAAAATTCCGCCCGCGATGCCATTCCAATAAGTCGTAACCGTTGCGAAGAGTTTTAGGATCCCTACTTCAGGTGAAACGAGTTGCCCTTCTAATGCTCTGGCGACCACATCATAACCTGTTCCATAGGTTTGCCCTTCGCTGTAAGTACCCATCGCGGCAAGTACTAAACCGAGTAATAAGGCAATGTAAATGGGGTGTTTGCGGATCCAATCACGCCATTTGAGTGGAGAGAGTCCCGCTAATCCTTTTGCAAGGAGTCGCCCAAATATACCACCCAGTACGCCACAAACTACGCCACAAACGGCAAGCCAAAGATATAAATAAGGAATAGTGGTCGCGCCTTTATAGGCTGGAAAGTAAGGGCTATTGCCTTGAATCGCTACCAAAATAAAACCCGCTGCTAATACCCCAAGTAATACGCGGCGTTCCCAGCGTAACATCACGCCTCGACCCAATTCTTCAATGGCAAAAATCACCCCAGCCAAAGGGGCATTAAATGCGGCAGCAAGACCACCTGCCGCACCGGTTGCGACGAGTTCATTCGTACTTAATCCACGGAAAGCAAAGTTATATTTACGACAGAAATTTCCCCAACTCAGCATAACAGCAGCACCGACTTGAACAGAAGGACCTTCACGCCCAACAGACGCACCGATAACCATTGCAAAAAAAGTAAGCGGAATTTTCCAAATGGTTTGGCGAAATTTAACCAGTTTCGTTTTATAGCCATTGTAAGGAAGATTAATGGAGGCAATCACTTGTGGAATACCGCTACCACCAACATAAGGCGTGTATTTAGCGGTAAACCAGGTGAGAAAAGCAAGACCAAGCGGTAAAATAATCCAAACGGCGAGAGGGTATTTGGCAGACCAATAGGCATTAAATTCAAGTCCGATATCGGCTAGCTTGGCAAATCCAAAGGAAAAGAGGGCAACAAACGTCGCACCAATCAGTAAACATACAAACTCGAGTGTTTTATGAGAGATACGATGCGTTTGTCGAAGCTTTTTGTGATAGAAATAACGTAAATGAAAAATAAATGAACGTAACATAATGATTGCCAACAAAATAATTCTGTTTGAAATTATAAAACCCTCATCATAGACAGGCAATTGATTTGGCAAAGTGTGGTCTGTTTTATCTGAATTTTTTGCTAAGCGATCCTTTGCGATCCTATTTCTGTTTAAATATTGACAATGCGAGGTGAAACCATTAAAATTCAGCGTCTATTTCTTCTGTCTATTGGATGGAGAGATAGATTTTGTAACAAACATTCTATTATGAATAACATTTAAACTGGAGCTTTTTTAATGGCAACTATCAACCAGCTAGTACGCAAACCGCGTGTGAAAAAGGTTGTAAAAAGTAACGTTCCTGCATTAGAGGCTTGCCCGCAGAAACGTGGTGTGTGCACTCGTGTATACACAACTACACCTAAAAAACCGAACTCAGCATTACGTAAAGTATGTCGTATTCGTTTAACTAATGGCTTTGAAGTAACTTCTTACATCGGCGGCGAAGGTCACAACCTTCAAGAGCACAGTGTTGTGCTTATCCGTGGTGGTCGTGTTAAAGACTTACCAGGTGTTCGTTACCACACTGTACGCGGCGCATTAGACTGTGCAGGCGTTAAAGATCGTAAACAAGGTCGTTCTAAATACGGCGTTAAACGTCCTAAAGCTTAATGGAACTCCGTTAAGTAAGGCCAAACGTCTAAATTAGTAAAAATTTAAATCAGAAACTCCAGTATCACATTAGCTCACTTTAAAGTGCGGTTAATTTTTATAGAGTTTTGGATATCCTGAAGATTAAATATACGGAGAAATTCGCAATGCCACGTCGTCGTAGTGTTGAACCACGCAAGATTCTTCCAGATCCGAAGTTCGGTTCAGAGTTACTTGCAAAATTTATTAATGTATTAATGGTAGACGGTAAAAAATCCGTTGCTGAAACCATCGTTTACGGTGCGTTAGACAAACTTGCAGAACGCACAGGTAAAGAACCTTTAGAAGCATTTGAAATTGCACTTGAAAACGTTCGCCCAACCGTTGAGGTTAAATCTCGTCGTGTTGGTGGTTCTACTTACCAAGTGCCAGTTGAAGTACGTCCAGTTCGTCGTAACGCATTAGGTATGCGTTGGATCGTTGAAGCTGCACGTAAACGCGGTGATAAATCAATGGCTTTACGTCTTGCAAATGAATTATCTGATGCATCAGATAACAAAGGCGCAGCAGTGAAAAAACGTGAAGACGTTCACCGTATGGCTGAAGCTAACAAAGCATTTGCTCACTTCCGTTGGTAATACGCTTTTAAAATTTAAGGGCTTCATCCTCGATGAAGCCTTACCCTTATATAAACAGATATTAAACTTAACAAGGTTATAATAATGGCTCGTACAACCCCTATTGAAAGATATCGTAATATCGGTATTAGTGCGCACATTGATGCTGGTAAAACTACTACCACTGAACGTATCTTATTCTACACTGGTGTAAGTCACAAAATTGGTGAAGTACACGATGGTGCAGCAACAATGGACTGGATGGAACAGGAACAAGAGCGTGGTATTACCATTACCTCTGCGGCAACTACCGCATTCTGGTCTGGTATGTCACAACAGTT encodes:
- the nadR gene encoding multifunctional transcriptional regulator/nicotinamide-nucleotide adenylyltransferase/ribosylnicotinamide kinase NadR encodes the protein MSNKHDKKVGVIFGKFYPVHTGHINMIYEAFSKVDELHVIVCSDTERDLKLFYDSKMKRMPTVQDRLRWMQQIFKYQNDHIFIHHLVEDGIPSYPNGWQAWSEAVKNLFEEKQFTPTMVFSSEPQDKAPYEKYLGLEVSLVDPDRSFFNVSATKIRTTPFQYWKFIPKEVRPFFAKTIAILGGESSGKSVLVSKLAAVFNTTSAWEYGREYVFEKLGGDEQAMQYSDYPQMALGHQRYIDYAVRHAHKVAIIDTDFITTQAFCIQYEGKAHPFLDSMIKEYPFDVTILLKNNTKWVDDGLRSLGNQKQRQQFQQLLKKLLDKYKVPYIEIESPSYLDRYNQVKSVVEKVLNDEELEGLPHTKRTLTTEK
- the ribB gene encoding 3,4-dihydroxy-2-butanone-4-phosphate synthase, with protein sequence MNQSILSAFGATGEERVINALNAFKQGNGVLVLDDEDRENEGDLIFPAETITPEQMAKLIRYGSGIVCLCITDEQCKQLDLPPMVEHNNSVNKTAFTVTIEAAEGVSTGVSAQDRVTTIKAAIADQAKPTDLHRPGHVFPLRAAEGGVLTRRGHTEASVDLARLSGFKPAGVICEITNDDGTMARAPEIIEFAKKFGYVVLTIEDLVAYRQKHHC
- the dusA gene encoding tRNA dihydrouridine(20/20a) synthase DusA yields the protein MSENQPHFYRGRFSVAPMLDWTTRHCRYFHRQFSKHALLYTEMVTAPAIIHAKYDHLDFDLQENPVALQLGGSDPAQLRHCAKLAEERGYHEINMNVGCPSDRVQNGMFGACLMAKADLVAECIAEMQNVVNIPVTVKTRIGIDDLDSYKFLCDFIEKVHHAGCQEFIVHARKAWLSGLSPKENREIPPLDYDRVYQLKKDFPQLTIAINGGIKTIEEMKYHLQFVDGVMVGREAYQNPSLLGYIDQMLFDANADIVTPRQAVEAMFPYIEKQLSQGVYLNHIVRHMLGAFQNCKGARQWRRYLSENAFKQGAGIKVVETALSFVETN
- a CDS encoding chloride channel protein — translated: MLRSFIFHLRYFYHKKLRQTHRISHKTLEFVCLLIGATFVALFSFGFAKLADIGLEFNAYWSAKYPLAVWIILPLGLAFLTWFTAKYTPYVGGSGIPQVIASINLPYNGYKTKLVKFRQTIWKIPLTFFAMVIGASVGREGPSVQVGAAVMLSWGNFCRKYNFAFRGLSTNELVATGAAGGLAAAFNAPLAGVIFAIEELGRGVMLRWERRVLLGVLAAGFILVAIQGNSPYFPAYKGATTIPYLYLWLAVCGVVCGVLGGIFGRLLAKGLAGLSPLKWRDWIRKHPIYIALLLGLVLAAMGTYSEGQTYGTGYDVVARALEGQLVSPEVGILKLFATVTTYWNGIAGGIFTPSLTTGAGIGTMLWEISNGMVDQRFLVILCMAAFLAGGTQSPVTASVVVMEMTGAQPVLIWLLISSIIASIISRQFSPKPFYHFAAGRFRQRMQEQQAEDLRRNEIQEK
- the rpsL gene encoding 30S ribosomal protein S12, coding for MATINQLVRKPRVKKVVKSNVPALEACPQKRGVCTRVYTTTPKKPNSALRKVCRIRLTNGFEVTSYIGGEGHNLQEHSVVLIRGGRVKDLPGVRYHTVRGALDCAGVKDRKQGRSKYGVKRPKA
- the rpsG gene encoding 30S ribosomal protein S7; translation: MPRRRSVEPRKILPDPKFGSELLAKFINVLMVDGKKSVAETIVYGALDKLAERTGKEPLEAFEIALENVRPTVEVKSRRVGGSTYQVPVEVRPVRRNALGMRWIVEAARKRGDKSMALRLANELSDASDNKGAAVKKREDVHRMAEANKAFAHFRW